A region from the Aegilops tauschii subsp. strangulata cultivar AL8/78 chromosome 5, Aet v6.0, whole genome shotgun sequence genome encodes:
- the LOC109769446 gene encoding F-box/LRR-repeat protein At2g43260-like has translation MPDSNGLTILDDLPDAVIFGEILVRLPAKDVFRCRAVHKSWRCGTSSRNFLTDHHRRQPKLPVIYFFRSGECDSASDFRRYVVCPNNAGINIANRKLVDVLPPEEAERLVTIHAACDGLLIVSSAAHQGSFCVYNPATQQRTQTPQLAQYSSEIRIAGFYRHHTSREYRVLYWNHLLDVYCILALGSEEPPRCIGYPLVLSFSFREVLLKDRLAISLAPVLHRDNLHWYDSGIVVFCTTTETFRRMRGPALESRTPMACLLEMEGMLAMCTNAEGLVINIWVMQGYEAEIWESKYLINLMIAVPRWPLRSMRRLFKVAVVNERELLIQFPDVDLKLFDIDGCVYTGKSFG, from the exons ATGCCTGACAGCAACGGCCTGACAATCCTGGACGACCTGCCGGACGCGGTCATCTTCGGAGAGATACTGGTGCGGTTGCCGGCGAAGGATGTCTTCCGCTGTCGCGCCGTCCACAAGTCATGGCGTTGTGGCACCTCCAGCCGTAACTTCCTGACCGACCACCATCGCCGGCAGCCCAAGCTCCCGGTCATCTACTTCTTCAGGAGCGGCGAATGTGACTCGGCTTCTGACTTCCGTCGTTATGTCGTCTGCCCCAATAATGCGGGTATCAATATCGCCAATCGGAAGCTCGTGGATGTCCTCCCGCCTGAGGAAGCTGAGCGTCTGGTCACTATTCACGCAGCATGTGACGGACTCCTCATTGTCTCCAGCGCAGCCCACCAAGGATCCTTCTGCGTCTACAACCCTGCCACCCAACAGCGGACTCAGACACCACAGCTGGCACAATATTCTTCTGAAATTAGAATCGCCGGCTTCTACCGGCACCACACGAGCAGAGAGTACCGGGTACTCTACTGGAACCATTTGTTAGACGTTTACTGCATCCTCGCCTTGGGCTCTGAGGAGCCCCCAAGGTGCATCGGGTACCCGTTAGTGTTGTCATTTTCATTCCGGGAAGTGTTGTTGAAGGACCGGCTGGCCATCTCGCTTGCGCCGGTTCTCCACCGCGACAACCTGCACTGGTACGACAGCGGCATAGTGGTGTTCTGCACAACAACAGAAACGTTTCGACGGatgcgcggccctgccctagagAGTCGTACTCCTATGGCGTGCTTGCTGGAGATGGAGGGCATGCTTGCCATGTGCACCAACGCAGAGGGCCTTGTCATAAACATCTGGGTGATGCAAGGATATGAGGCAGAGATCTGGGAGTCTAAGTACCTAATTAACTTGATGATAGCGGTGCCGAGGTGGCCGCTCCGTTCGATGCGTAGATTATTTAAGGTGGCTGTGGTGAATGAGCGTGAGCTACTGATCCAGTTTCCTGATGTGGACCTCAAGCTTTTCGACATTGATG GTTGCGTCTACACAGGGAAATCCTTCGGGTAG